A region of Paenibacillus sp. JNUCC-31 DNA encodes the following proteins:
- a CDS encoding extracellular solute-binding protein — protein MRKKPIAMLLSLTLILAMFLSGCSNSGSDGEGEASGSSSDGKVTLKFMHLWPAGSSAQQNKLVNEIIKQYQTDHPNVTIKQEVLENEQYKNKLKILSASNELPDVGVTWAAGFLEPYVKGNLFAPVDDLLSGSLEGKFIAGTTEAYAVDGKTYALPIELNISPIYYNKDIFAKYNLQPPATYDEFLNVIKTLTDNGVVPIALGNKDRWTGSLWYMYLANRLGGDALEKAINGTGKFDDPALIQAATEVQKLVDMNAFNKGYNGLSNDEGKSEFMNEKAAMYLMGTWELPNYTTNPDVPQEFKDKIGFFKFPTMDGGKSDINSWVGGPGVGLFVAQNSKVKDEAQKFVQYFVEKWGESSVTEAGVIPATKVDTAEVQLPQLYTDLLNELNQASSLTLFADVQMKPTAAQVHLDMIQALFGKAVTPEDFVKNHQAAIDKGN, from the coding sequence ATGAGAAAAAAGCCAATAGCAATGCTGCTATCCTTGACACTTATCCTCGCAATGTTTTTATCCGGATGCAGCAATTCAGGTTCGGATGGAGAGGGTGAAGCGAGCGGTAGTAGCTCTGACGGAAAAGTAACTCTGAAGTTTATGCATCTCTGGCCAGCGGGCAGCTCAGCACAGCAGAATAAGCTGGTCAATGAGATCATCAAACAGTATCAGACCGATCATCCGAATGTGACCATCAAACAGGAAGTACTGGAGAATGAACAGTATAAGAACAAACTGAAAATCCTGTCCGCTTCCAATGAACTCCCTGATGTTGGCGTCACCTGGGCTGCCGGTTTCCTGGAGCCTTATGTGAAGGGCAATCTGTTTGCCCCGGTGGATGACCTCCTGAGTGGTTCACTGGAAGGGAAGTTCATTGCCGGAACGACGGAAGCATATGCGGTTGACGGCAAAACCTATGCGCTCCCCATTGAGTTGAATATATCTCCGATCTATTACAACAAAGACATTTTTGCCAAGTATAATCTGCAACCCCCGGCCACATATGATGAATTTCTGAATGTTATAAAAACGCTGACAGACAATGGCGTAGTACCCATCGCTCTCGGTAATAAGGACCGTTGGACCGGCTCCCTCTGGTATATGTATCTGGCCAATCGTCTGGGCGGTGATGCATTGGAGAAGGCCATCAATGGAACAGGCAAGTTTGATGATCCTGCCTTGATCCAGGCGGCAACGGAAGTACAGAAGCTGGTGGATATGAACGCCTTTAACAAAGGCTATAATGGCCTGTCCAATGATGAAGGCAAATCGGAATTCATGAATGAAAAAGCAGCTATGTACCTGATGGGCACCTGGGAATTGCCGAACTATACGACCAACCCGGATGTGCCGCAGGAGTTCAAGGATAAAATCGGATTTTTCAAATTCCCGACGATGGATGGCGGCAAAAGTGATATTAACAGTTGGGTCGGCGGTCCGGGTGTAGGCCTGTTCGTCGCACAGAACTCCAAGGTGAAGGATGAGGCTCAGAAATTCGTTCAATATTTTGTGGAGAAATGGGGCGAAAGCTCTGTAACCGAAGCGGGTGTCATTCCGGCAACCAAAGTGGACACAGCCGAGGTACAACTGCCGCAGCTCTACACGGACCTGTTGAACGAGTTGAATCAGGCCAGCAGCCTGACATTATTCGCCGACGTGCAGATGAAACCGACGGCAGCCCAGGTTCATCTGGACATGATTCAGGCGCTGTTCGGAAAAGCGGTCACTCCTGAGGATTTTGTGAAGAATCATCAGGCAGCCATTGATAAAGGCAACTAA